One Bradyrhizobium sp. CCGB12 genomic window carries:
- a CDS encoding FkbM family methyltransferase, with the protein MSTNEPDLLNDLIQPARLTSVVDVGANPIDGEPPYKAMLQRRLCTVVGFEPQDEALAALNARKSDLESYYHYVVGNGHKAKLRLCRMPGMTSLLLPDQNALSHFAKFAEWGSVVSEHPVQTHRLDDIAEIQDLDFLKIDVQGSELAVFGSGRRKLKQAVVIQTEVSFLCLYKDQPTFGDIDVELRKQGFVPHAFAAINRRMIAPLSDPSNPYAAMNQLLEADIVYVRNFMRPADMTVDQLKHLAMIAHHCYGSFDLAANCVHHLVARKAIPDKSIHEYLASFQSGAAGSEPRSAV; encoded by the coding sequence ATGAGCACCAACGAACCGGACCTTCTGAACGATCTCATCCAGCCGGCGCGGCTGACCTCGGTGGTCGATGTCGGGGCCAATCCGATTGATGGTGAGCCGCCCTACAAGGCGATGCTGCAACGAAGACTTTGCACCGTCGTTGGGTTTGAACCGCAGGACGAGGCGCTCGCCGCCCTCAATGCCCGCAAGAGCGACCTGGAGAGCTACTATCACTACGTCGTCGGAAACGGGCACAAGGCAAAGCTGCGTCTCTGTCGAATGCCGGGAATGACAAGCCTGCTGCTCCCGGATCAGAATGCGCTGTCGCATTTCGCGAAATTCGCCGAATGGGGCAGCGTGGTCAGTGAACATCCGGTCCAGACCCACAGGCTCGACGATATCGCCGAAATCCAGGATCTGGATTTCCTGAAAATCGACGTTCAGGGCTCCGAGCTGGCCGTGTTCGGAAGCGGGCGGCGAAAGCTGAAGCAGGCGGTCGTCATCCAGACCGAGGTCTCGTTTCTCTGCCTCTACAAGGACCAGCCGACATTCGGCGATATCGATGTCGAATTGCGCAAGCAGGGATTCGTTCCCCACGCCTTTGCAGCGATCAATCGGCGCATGATCGCGCCCTTGAGCGATCCGTCAAACCCCTATGCGGCCATGAACCAGTTGCTGGAGGCGGACATCGTCTATGTGCGAAACTTCATGCGGCCAGCCGACATGACGGTCGACCAACTGAAACACCTCGCAATGATTGCTCATCATTGCTACGGCTCTTTCGACCTTGCTGCGAACTGCGTTCACCACCTGGTTGCGCGCAAGGCGATCCCTGATAAGTCGATCCACGAATATCTGGCGTCCTTCCAGTCCGGCGCGGCCGGGTCAGAACCGCGAAGCGCTGTCTGA
- a CDS encoding coniferyl aldehyde dehydrogenase: MDRTLDRALDHALDHTLDQSLTSTPLRALEDALHAMVARSRAEPAPDCAQRLDRLARLRAVVADNEERFRQAISADFGHRSAVETTIAETMLLFSEIRHATKHLKSWMAPQRVATALQFLPARNRLMPQPLGVVGIIAPWNYPLQLTLAPAIGAIAAGNRVIIKPSELVPHFSALLKETVAQRFDATELLVAGVEDEVAKGFASLPFDHLVFTGSTRVGRLVAEAAGRNLTPVTLELGGKSPAIIDASADLDEAAERIAYGKLLNAGQTCIAPDYVLVPEHVVQSFAEKVRAQMRRMFGTDPANKDYTSVISDRHYARLEGLVADAARRGAKILQPAKPDDPNWKAHRKFPPTLIAGATEAMTVMQEEIFGPVLPVLGYRQLSEAIAFVNARDRPLALYWFGKDRTARDEVLSRTISGGVTINDCLFHFTQINQPMGGVGASGTGAYHGEWGFRTFSKLKPVFYRSKFNRLADLYPPYGGKIARLEKLMRFMS; this comes from the coding sequence ATGGACCGTACCTTGGACCGTGCGTTGGACCACGCCTTGGATCACACTTTGGACCAATCCCTGACCAGCACCCCGCTGCGGGCCCTCGAGGACGCCTTACATGCCATGGTCGCGCGGTCGCGGGCCGAGCCGGCGCCTGATTGCGCCCAGCGGCTCGACCGGCTGGCGCGGCTGCGCGCCGTGGTCGCCGACAACGAGGAGCGCTTCCGACAGGCGATCTCGGCCGATTTCGGCCATCGCTCGGCGGTCGAGACCACCATCGCCGAAACCATGCTGCTGTTCTCGGAGATCCGGCATGCCACCAAGCACCTGAAGAGCTGGATGGCGCCGCAGCGCGTCGCCACCGCGCTGCAATTCCTGCCCGCGCGCAACCGCTTGATGCCGCAGCCGCTCGGCGTCGTCGGCATCATCGCGCCCTGGAATTATCCGCTCCAGCTCACGCTCGCGCCCGCGATCGGCGCCATCGCCGCCGGCAACCGCGTCATCATCAAGCCGAGCGAGTTGGTCCCCCATTTCTCGGCGCTGCTGAAGGAGACGGTCGCGCAGAGATTCGATGCAACAGAGCTACTTGTCGCCGGTGTCGAGGACGAGGTCGCCAAGGGTTTTGCGAGCCTGCCGTTCGATCATCTCGTCTTCACCGGCTCGACGCGGGTCGGGCGGCTGGTCGCAGAAGCCGCAGGGCGTAATCTCACGCCTGTTACGCTCGAGCTCGGCGGAAAATCGCCCGCGATCATCGACGCCTCGGCCGATCTCGACGAGGCGGCCGAGCGCATCGCCTACGGAAAGCTGCTCAATGCGGGACAGACCTGCATCGCGCCGGACTATGTGCTGGTGCCGGAGCATGTGGTGCAATCCTTTGCCGAGAAGGTGCGCGCGCAGATGCGGCGCATGTTCGGCACCGATCCCGCCAACAAGGACTACACCTCCGTCATCTCCGACCGACACTATGCGCGGCTAGAAGGCCTGGTCGCGGATGCGGCCCGGCGCGGCGCAAAAATCCTGCAACCGGCAAAGCCTGACGATCCCAACTGGAAGGCACACCGCAAATTCCCGCCGACGCTGATCGCCGGTGCGACCGAGGCGATGACGGTGATGCAGGAGGAGATTTTTGGGCCCGTGCTGCCGGTGCTCGGCTATCGCCAACTGTCGGAGGCGATCGCCTTCGTCAATGCCCGCGACCGGCCGCTGGCGCTGTACTGGTTCGGCAAGGACCGCACCGCGCGCGACGAGGTGCTGTCGCGCACCATCTCCGGCGGCGTCACGATCAACGACTGCCTGTTCCACTTCACGCAAATCAACCAGCCGATGGGCGGCGTCGGCGCCTCCGGCACCGGCGCCTATCACGGCGAATGGGGTTTTCGGACGTTCAGCAAGCTGAAGCCGGTGTTCTATCGCTCCAAGTTCAACCGCCTCGCCGATCTCTACCCGCCCTATGGCGGCAAGATCGCGCGGCTGGAGAAGTTGATGCGGTTCATGTCGTAG
- a CDS encoding GMC family oxidoreductase, giving the protein MTDTFDFIVVGAGSGGCTVAGRLSEDAGTSVALLDAGGVCDNWVVTTPGALVLMVAGNVNNWAFNTVPQKGLNGRIGYQPRGKGLGGSSAINAMVYIRGHRADYDHWAFLGNAGWSYADVLPYFKRSENNADFDGEYHGKGGPLAVNKLRSGNPVQQIFLQAAQEAQFGIREDFNTEDHEGLGIYQVTQKNGERWSAARAYVHPHMGKRANLRVETQAHAMRILFEGRRAVGVEYRQGKEVKRLHARREVILAAGAFQSPQLLMLSGIGDAAALRTHGIASVHHLPGVGRNLQDHPDFIFGYMSDSPYFAGISLKGTPRLIRAILQYRRERRGPLTSNFAECGGFLKTRPDLDIPDIQLHFGMAMVDDHGRKRHGGTGFSCHVCLLRPKSRGSVALASGDAMQAPLIDPNFLGEDDDLETMVAGFKTTRRLMETPALRALQTRDMFTANVRSDDDIRSVLRERVDTVYHPVGTCKMGTDALAVVDPTLKVHGMEGLRVVDASIMPTLIGGNTNAPTIMIGEKAADMIRGEMRAS; this is encoded by the coding sequence GTGACTGACACATTCGATTTCATCGTCGTGGGCGCGGGCTCCGGCGGCTGCACGGTGGCGGGGCGACTGTCGGAGGATGCGGGGACATCCGTCGCACTGCTCGATGCCGGCGGCGTTTGCGACAATTGGGTCGTGACCACACCGGGCGCGCTGGTGCTGATGGTCGCCGGCAACGTCAACAACTGGGCCTTCAACACCGTGCCGCAGAAGGGGCTGAACGGCCGCATCGGCTATCAGCCGCGCGGCAAGGGTCTCGGCGGCTCATCCGCGATCAACGCCATGGTCTATATCCGTGGCCACCGCGCCGACTACGATCACTGGGCTTTTCTCGGCAATGCCGGCTGGTCCTACGCCGACGTGTTGCCCTATTTCAAGCGGTCCGAGAACAATGCCGATTTCGACGGCGAATATCACGGCAAGGGCGGACCGCTCGCGGTAAACAAGCTTCGCTCCGGCAATCCGGTGCAGCAGATCTTTTTGCAGGCGGCGCAGGAAGCGCAGTTCGGCATCCGCGAGGATTTCAACACTGAAGACCATGAAGGCCTCGGCATCTACCAGGTGACGCAGAAGAACGGCGAGCGCTGGAGCGCGGCGCGCGCCTATGTCCATCCACACATGGGCAAGCGGGCGAATTTGCGCGTCGAGACGCAAGCGCATGCGATGCGTATCCTGTTCGAGGGCCGGCGCGCGGTGGGCGTCGAATATCGTCAGGGCAAGGAGGTGAAGCGGCTTCACGCGCGGCGCGAGGTGATCCTGGCTGCCGGCGCATTCCAGTCGCCGCAGCTCCTGATGCTGTCGGGCATTGGCGATGCCGCGGCGCTTCGCACGCACGGCATTGCAAGCGTGCATCATCTGCCGGGCGTCGGACGGAATCTCCAGGACCATCCCGACTTCATCTTCGGCTACATGTCCGACAGTCCCTATTTCGCCGGCATCTCGCTCAAGGGCACGCCGCGGCTGATCCGCGCCATCCTGCAATATCGGCGCGAGCGCCGCGGCCCCCTTACCTCCAACTTCGCCGAATGCGGCGGCTTCCTGAAGACACGGCCCGATCTCGACATCCCCGACATCCAGCTGCATTTCGGCATGGCCATGGTCGACGACCACGGCCGCAAGCGCCATGGCGGCACCGGCTTTTCCTGCCACGTCTGCCTGCTCCGCCCGAAGAGCCGCGGCAGCGTCGCGCTCGCAAGCGGCGACGCGATGCAGGCGCCGCTGATCGACCCGAATTTCCTCGGCGAGGACGACGATCTCGAGACCATGGTCGCGGGCTTCAAGACCACGCGCCGCCTGATGGAGACGCCGGCGCTGCGCGCGCTTCAGACCCGGGATATGTTCACCGCCAACGTGCGCAGCGACGACGACATCCGCAGCGTGCTGCGCGAACGCGTCGACACGGTCTATCATCCCGTCGGCACCTGCAAGATGGGCACGGATGCGCTTGCCGTGGTCGATCCGACCTTGAAGGTGCATGGCATGGAGGGCCTGCGCGTCGTCGACGCCTCGATCATGCCGACACTGATCGGCGGCAACACCAATGCGCCGACCATCATGATCGGGGAAAAGGCGGCGGACATGATCAGGGGGGAAATGCGGGCGAGTTAG
- a CDS encoding SDR family oxidoreductase — protein MSDLFDVSKETILVTGASQGLGRQFARVLAAHGASVALAARQVDKLKSLEEEIRGKGGRAAAVTLDVTETASIAGAVDAAEAALGPVTVLINNAGIAIEKLATEQTEADWDAVIGANLKGAYFLATEVARRMIARKRSGNIVNIASVLGTGVLKAVSPYAISKAGILQATRAMALELAGQDIRINALAPGYIDTEMNHAFWSTPAGERLAKRIPQRRVGAESDLDGAILLLASNASRYMTGGVVTVDGGFLLN, from the coding sequence ATGTCAGACCTATTCGACGTCAGTAAAGAAACCATCCTTGTGACAGGCGCGAGCCAGGGGCTGGGGCGGCAATTTGCCCGGGTGCTGGCGGCCCATGGTGCATCCGTCGCGCTCGCGGCGCGGCAGGTCGACAAGCTGAAGAGCCTGGAAGAAGAGATCCGCGGCAAGGGCGGCCGCGCCGCCGCCGTCACGCTCGACGTCACCGAAACCGCTTCGATCGCTGGGGCGGTCGATGCCGCGGAAGCCGCGCTCGGCCCCGTCACGGTGCTGATCAACAATGCCGGAATCGCCATCGAGAAGCTCGCGACCGAGCAGACCGAGGCTGACTGGGACGCCGTGATCGGCGCCAATCTCAAGGGCGCCTATTTCCTCGCGACGGAAGTGGCGCGACGCATGATCGCGCGCAAGCGGTCAGGTAATATCGTCAACATCGCCTCCGTGCTCGGCACCGGCGTGCTCAAGGCGGTCTCGCCTTACGCGATCTCCAAGGCCGGCATCCTCCAGGCGACGAGGGCGATGGCGCTGGAGCTTGCGGGCCAGGACATCCGCATCAACGCGCTTGCGCCCGGCTATATCGACACCGAGATGAATCACGCTTTCTGGTCGACGCCCGCAGGCGAGCGCCTGGCCAAGCGCATCCCGCAGCGCCGTGTCGGCGCCGAGTCCGATCTCGACGGCGCAATCCTGCTGCTGGCGTCGAATGCGTCGCGGTACATGACGGGGGGCGTGGTGACGGTGGATGGCGGCTTCTTGCTGAATTGA
- a CDS encoding CvpA family protein: MNSFDLAVYSALAIAVGLGFRTGLLRSAMTILAYLLAAPMAVGLMPLIAPQIAANPNSPLLQNWIWFFAIFVVVGMLLGHIGRIALNDTIGEAGIGDRLGGAALGAIRVGLVATTLVLVFDQIVPANHQPPFLAGSHLRPLFSTMGQMGFKSLPPEAAAAIDRLKQERRI, encoded by the coding sequence ATGAACAGTTTCGATCTCGCGGTCTATTCGGCACTCGCCATCGCCGTCGGCCTCGGTTTCAGGACCGGCCTGCTCCGCAGCGCCATGACCATCCTCGCCTATCTCCTCGCCGCGCCAATGGCGGTGGGGCTGATGCCGCTGATCGCGCCACAGATCGCAGCCAATCCGAATTCGCCGCTGCTCCAGAACTGGATCTGGTTCTTCGCCATCTTCGTGGTGGTCGGCATGCTGCTCGGGCATATCGGCCGCATCGCACTGAACGACACCATCGGCGAGGCCGGCATCGGAGATCGGCTCGGCGGCGCCGCGCTTGGTGCCATCAGGGTTGGCCTCGTCGCCACCACGCTGGTGCTGGTGTTCGACCAGATCGTGCCGGCCAACCACCAGCCGCCCTTTCTCGCCGGCTCGCATCTGCGGCCGCTGTTCTCGACGATGGGACAGATGGGATTCAAGTCGCTGCCGCCGGAAGCCGCGGCCGCGATCGACCGCCTCAAGCAAGAGCGCCGCATCTGA
- a CDS encoding SDR family oxidoreductase, with product MDLGIKGRRAIVCASSKGLGRACAISLAEAGVHVTLTARGAEALKKTADEIRKAYPGVTVTEIVGDITTPAGREAVLKACPDPDILINNAGGPPPGDFRNWTRDDWIKAIDANMLTPIELIKSTVDGMMARKFGRIVNITSAAVKAPIDILGLSNGARAGLTGFIAGLSRKTVINNVTINGLLPGPFETDRLTGTAKAEADKRGVTAEQILTERAKLNPAGRFGQPDEFGYACAFLCGAKAGFITGQNILLDGGAFPGTL from the coding sequence GTGGATCTTGGGATCAAAGGTCGCCGCGCCATCGTCTGCGCATCCAGCAAGGGCCTCGGACGCGCCTGCGCCATCTCGCTGGCGGAGGCCGGCGTTCACGTCACGCTGACCGCACGCGGCGCCGAGGCCCTGAAGAAGACGGCCGACGAAATCCGAAAGGCCTATCCCGGCGTGACGGTCACCGAGATCGTCGGCGACATCACCACGCCGGCGGGCCGCGAGGCGGTGCTGAAGGCCTGCCCCGATCCCGACATCCTGATCAACAATGCCGGCGGCCCGCCGCCCGGCGATTTCCGCAACTGGACCCGCGACGACTGGATCAAGGCGATCGACGCCAACATGCTCACCCCGATCGAGCTGATCAAGTCGACGGTGGACGGCATGATGGCGCGCAAGTTCGGCCGCATCGTCAACATCACCTCGGCCGCAGTGAAGGCGCCGATCGACATCCTCGGCCTCTCCAACGGCGCACGCGCCGGCCTCACCGGCTTCATCGCCGGCCTGTCGCGCAAGACCGTGATCAACAACGTCACCATCAATGGCCTGTTGCCGGGCCCGTTCGAGACGGATCGTCTGACCGGCACCGCGAAGGCCGAGGCCGACAAGCGCGGCGTCACGGCGGAGCAGATCCTGACCGAACGCGCCAAGCTCAACCCGGCCGGGCGCTTCGGCCAGCCCGACGAGTTCGGCTATGCCTGCGCCTTCCTGTGCGGCGCCAAGGCCGGCTTCATCACCGGGCAGAACATCTTGCTGGATGGCGGGGCGTTCCCCGGCACGCTGTAA
- a CDS encoding DUF3775 domain-containing protein, which yields MPELAISAEKVAFIIEKARSFDVKEAASDPDSGSNPSDDDAVDVLEDDGSDPVVHELGSFMIALNEDEQIDLVALTWLGRGDGTIDDWEDLRARAVEARGEYQSPRRETVHYLLGEPMLGDLLADGLDEFGIDWTTERLTADSSDPSERDEDEATKQR from the coding sequence ATGCCAGAGCTTGCGATTTCCGCGGAGAAGGTCGCCTTCATCATCGAGAAGGCACGCTCATTCGACGTCAAGGAGGCGGCTTCCGATCCGGATTCCGGCTCGAACCCGAGCGATGACGATGCGGTCGACGTCCTCGAGGACGACGGCTCCGATCCGGTCGTCCACGAGCTCGGCAGCTTCATGATCGCGTTGAACGAGGACGAGCAGATCGATCTCGTTGCGCTGACCTGGCTCGGCCGCGGCGACGGCACGATCGATGATTGGGAGGATCTGCGCGCCCGGGCCGTGGAGGCGAGGGGGGAGTATCAAAGCCCGCGCCGTGAAACGGTGCACTATCTGCTCGGCGAACCCATGCTGGGCGATCTGCTGGCGGACGGGCTCGATGAATTCGGCATCGACTGGACCACTGAGCGTCTCACCGCCGATTCCTCCGATCCCAGCGAACGGGACGAGGACGAAGCGACGAAGCAGCGGTGA
- a CDS encoding MBL fold metallo-hydrolase encodes MQWALGKVKITKFVEMETVGSTRFILPAATNDEIRKLPWLIPHFATEEGRLKMSIHSLVVETPSRRIVVDTGLGNDKQGRGVPTWNNRSTPFLETMIAAGFPSDSIDTVLCTHLHVDHVGWNTKLVDGRWVPTFPKARYVFGKTEYEYWRDYTAEPDKVAVFDDSVRPVVDAGQVELIPSDHRLCAEIKMIPTPGHSPGHMSVLIESDGEQALLTGDVAHHPCQMAHLDWCSVVDSDPAQSAASRHKVFSRFADTPTLVIGGHFSAGHIRRDGDAFRFVAMQ; translated from the coding sequence ATGCAGTGGGCGCTCGGCAAGGTCAAGATCACGAAATTCGTCGAAATGGAGACGGTCGGCTCGACCCGCTTCATCCTGCCGGCAGCGACCAATGACGAGATCCGGAAGCTGCCCTGGCTGATCCCGCATTTCGCCACCGAAGAAGGCCGACTGAAAATGTCGATCCATTCGCTGGTGGTGGAGACGCCTTCGCGCCGGATCGTGGTCGACACCGGCCTTGGCAACGACAAGCAGGGCCGCGGCGTCCCGACCTGGAACAACCGCAGCACGCCGTTCCTGGAGACCATGATTGCGGCGGGTTTTCCCTCTGACAGCATCGACACCGTGCTGTGCACGCATCTTCATGTCGATCATGTCGGCTGGAATACGAAGCTGGTCGACGGCCGATGGGTGCCGACCTTCCCGAAGGCGCGCTATGTATTCGGAAAGACCGAATATGAGTACTGGCGCGATTATACGGCCGAGCCGGACAAGGTCGCGGTGTTCGACGATTCCGTGAGGCCGGTGGTCGATGCCGGCCAGGTCGAGCTGATCCCGAGCGATCACCGGCTCTGCGCGGAGATCAAGATGATCCCGACCCCAGGTCACAGCCCGGGGCATATGAGCGTCCTGATCGAATCCGATGGCGAGCAGGCACTTCTGACCGGCGACGTCGCCCATCATCCCTGCCAGATGGCGCATCTCGACTGGTGCTCGGTCGTCGATTCCGACCCGGCTCAATCGGCGGCAAGCCGGCACAAGGTGTTCTCGCGTTTCGCCGACACGCCGACGCTGGTGATCGGCGGTCATTTTTCGGCCGGACATATCAGGCGAGACGGGGATGCGTTCCGGTTTGTGGCGATGCAATGA
- a CDS encoding fumarylacetoacetate hydrolase family protein, with protein MKLVRYGEKGAEKPGLIDKSGQLRDLSAHLKDLTGDAYSPESLKKLAGLDPASLPAVSGKPRFGAPVTGISKFVAIGLNYSDHAKETGAAIPTEPIIFMKANTSLSGPNDAVEKPRGSTKLDWEVEIAAIIGTRAKYVSEADALNYVAGYCVCNDVSERHFQTERLGQWTKGKSHDTFGPVGPWLATKDEIKDVQDLSMWLDVNGQRRQTGSTKTMIFSMAKCVSYVSQFMTLLPGDIITTGTPPGVGLGMKPPTFLNVGDVVALGIEGLGEQRQEIIAA; from the coding sequence ATGAAGCTTGTTCGTTATGGCGAGAAGGGTGCGGAAAAGCCCGGCCTGATCGACAAATCCGGCCAATTGCGCGACCTGTCGGCGCATCTGAAGGACCTCACTGGCGACGCCTATTCGCCGGAATCCCTGAAGAAGCTGGCAGGCCTTGACCCCGCCTCGCTGCCCGCCGTTTCCGGCAAGCCGCGCTTCGGCGCCCCGGTCACCGGCATTTCGAAATTCGTCGCCATCGGCCTCAATTACAGCGACCACGCCAAGGAAACCGGCGCTGCGATCCCGACCGAGCCGATCATCTTCATGAAGGCGAACACCTCGCTGTCCGGCCCGAACGACGCGGTCGAGAAGCCGCGCGGCTCGACCAAGCTCGACTGGGAGGTCGAGATCGCCGCGATCATCGGCACCCGCGCCAAATATGTCTCGGAAGCCGATGCGTTGAACTACGTCGCCGGCTATTGCGTCTGCAACGACGTCTCCGAGCGCCACTTCCAGACCGAGCGCCTGGGCCAGTGGACCAAGGGCAAGTCGCACGACACGTTCGGCCCGGTCGGGCCGTGGCTCGCCACCAAGGACGAGATCAAGGACGTGCAGGACCTGTCGATGTGGCTCGACGTCAACGGCCAGCGCCGCCAGACCGGCTCGACCAAGACCATGATCTTCTCGATGGCCAAGTGCGTCTCCTATGTCTCGCAGTTCATGACGCTGCTGCCCGGCGACATCATCACCACCGGCACCCCGCCTGGCGTCGGCCTCGGCATGAAGCCGCCGACCTTCCTCAATGTCGGCGACGTCGTCGCGCTCGGCATCGAGGGTCTCGGCGAGCAACGCCAGGAGATCATCGCGGCGTAA
- a CDS encoding glutathione S-transferase family protein translates to MKLTFSPASPFARKVRIAAIELGLIDKIELTPATVAPGTANEDYSRITPLKKLPVLITNDGDVILDSYVIVEYLNEMAGGSLIPGYGPRRWKAKTNHSLINGMLDSMLLCRYEKMVRPQGLQWQAWSDDHWNRAWTGMARFENMPEVLNGPFDISQIGLVCVLGYADFRFADCGWRKAYPKLDAFHQKMLERPSVKISVPPAA, encoded by the coding sequence ATGAAACTCACCTTCTCCCCCGCCTCGCCCTTTGCCCGCAAGGTGCGCATCGCCGCGATCGAGCTTGGGCTGATCGACAAGATCGAGCTGACGCCCGCAACCGTCGCGCCGGGCACGGCCAACGAGGACTATTCGCGCATCACGCCGCTGAAGAAGCTGCCGGTGCTGATCACCAATGACGGCGACGTCATCTTGGACTCCTACGTCATCGTCGAATACCTCAACGAGATGGCCGGCGGCAGCCTGATCCCGGGTTACGGTCCGCGGCGCTGGAAGGCCAAGACCAACCACTCGCTGATCAACGGCATGCTCGATTCCATGCTGCTGTGCCGCTACGAGAAGATGGTGCGGCCGCAGGGCCTGCAATGGCAGGCCTGGTCGGACGACCATTGGAACAGGGCCTGGACCGGCATGGCGCGCTTCGAGAACATGCCTGAGGTGCTGAACGGCCCGTTCGACATCTCGCAGATCGGCCTCGTTTGCGTGCTCGGCTATGCCGACTTCCGCTTCGCCGATTGCGGCTGGCGCAAGGCCTATCCGAAGCTCGACGCCTTCCACCAGAAGATGCTGGAGCGGCCCTCGGTGAAGATCTCGGTGCCGCCTGCTGCCTAG
- a CDS encoding MBL fold metallo-hydrolase, producing the protein MSLKYSVGDLTIHRVIEQEAPFFPALEFIPGLTAEVLDENRAWMRQAKALDEQDTLILCFQSYVVKTPHHTILIDSCIGNDKPRPQRPKWHMKTDDTYMRGLAAAGVSVDDIDFVMCTHLHVDHVGWNTRLENGRWVPTFPKARYVFAKQEFDYWSEQNAKAEVPPFADSVLPVVEANRHELVGNDHEIGDHVRILPTPGHTPGHSAFTFGRGKDDAVFAGDLIHSPLQALYPELSMKFDVDQATAAKTRRSFLERYCDTDTLCCTAHFPSPSVGKIKRKGSGFVCAAV; encoded by the coding sequence ATGAGCCTCAAATACTCGGTCGGCGATCTCACCATCCATCGCGTCATCGAGCAGGAAGCTCCGTTCTTCCCGGCGCTGGAGTTCATTCCCGGACTGACCGCCGAGGTGCTAGACGAAAACCGGGCCTGGATGCGGCAGGCCAAGGCACTGGACGAGCAGGACACGCTGATCCTGTGCTTCCAGTCCTACGTTGTGAAGACGCCGCATCACACCATCCTGATCGACAGCTGCATCGGCAATGACAAGCCGCGGCCGCAGCGGCCGAAATGGCACATGAAGACCGACGATACCTATATGCGCGGTCTTGCCGCCGCCGGCGTCTCGGTGGACGACATCGACTTCGTGATGTGCACGCATCTGCATGTCGATCACGTCGGCTGGAACACGCGGCTGGAGAACGGCCGCTGGGTGCCGACCTTCCCCAAGGCGCGCTATGTCTTCGCCAAGCAGGAGTTCGACTACTGGTCCGAGCAGAACGCGAAGGCGGAAGTGCCGCCCTTCGCCGACAGCGTGCTGCCGGTGGTCGAGGCTAACAGGCACGAGCTCGTCGGCAATGATCATGAGATCGGCGATCACGTTCGCATCCTGCCGACGCCGGGCCACACGCCGGGCCATTCTGCCTTCACGTTCGGACGCGGCAAGGACGACGCGGTGTTCGCCGGCGACCTCATCCACTCGCCGTTGCAGGCGCTCTATCCCGAGCTGTCGATGAAATTCGACGTCGATCAGGCCACGGCGGCAAAAACACGCCGCAGCTTTCTGGAGCGTTATTGCGACACCGACACGCTGTGCTGCACGGCGCATTTCCCCTCGCCCTCGGTGGGGAAGATCAAGCGCAAGGGCAGCGGGTTCGTTTGCGCGGCGGTGTGA